Proteins encoded by one window of Salvia splendens isolate huo1 chromosome 14, SspV2, whole genome shotgun sequence:
- the LOC121765783 gene encoding serine/threonine/tyrosine-protein kinase HT1-like yields MKNFQWLKQIANTQTKLERRLSLGEYRRAISWSKYLISSGAEIKGGGEEEWSADMSQLFIGNKFASGRHSRIYRGVYKRRDVAIKLISQPQEDGDLAAFLEKQFTSEVALLFRLRHPNIISFIAACKKPPVFCIITEYYPGGSLRKYLHQQGPYSLPHDLVLRLSLDIAHGMQYLHARGILHRDLKSENLLLDEDMCVKVADFGISCLETQCGSAKGFTGTYRWMAPEMIKEKHHTKKVDVYSFGIVMWELLTALVPFDDMTPEQAAFAVCQKNARPPLPSKCPIAFSRLIRRCWSGNPDKRPHFDEIVSTLESYTESLARDPEFFTSHEPSEGYTLARCIPKCIATRRYPSLGT; encoded by the exons ATGAAGAATTTCCAATGGCTGAAGCAGATAGCGAACACACAGACCAAGCTGGAGAGGAGGCTGTCGCTGGGGGAGTACAGGAGAGCGATTTCATGGTCCAAATACCTGATTTCCTCAGGTGCAGAGATCAAGGGCGGAGGTGAGGAGGAATGGAGCGCCGACATGTCGCAGCTCTTCATCGGCAACAAATTCGCCTCTGGGAGGCACAGCCGGATTTACAGAGGCGTTTACAAGCGCAGAGATGTCGCGATTAAGCTCATCAGCCAGCCTCAGGAAGATGGGGATTTGGCTGCATTTCTTGAGAAGCAGTTCACTTCTGAAGTTGCTCTATTGTTCAGGCTGAGACACCCCAACATCATCTCT TTTATTGCAGCATGTAAGAAACCACCAGTGTTTTGTATTATCACAGAGTACTATCCAGGTGGTTCCCTCAGAAAATACCTGCACCAGCAAGGGCCTTATTCCCTCCCTCACGACCTTGTGCTAAGGTTGTCGCTCGACATTGCACATGGTATGCAGTATCTTCATGCTCGGGGGATTCTCCATCGAGATCTTAAATCTGAGAATCTTCTGCTTGATGAGGATATGTGTGTCAAGGTAGCGGATTTTGGTATATCGTGTCTGGAAACACAATGTGGCAGTGCCAAGGGATTCACAGGCACTTATCGTTGGATGGCTCCTGAAATGATCAAGGAGAAACACCACACGAAGAAGGTCGATGTTTACAGTTTTGGCATTGTGATGTGGGAGCTGCTAACTGCCTTGGTACCATTCGACGACATGACCCCAGAACAAGCCGCGTTTGCAGTATGCCAGAAG AATGCAAGGCCGCCGCTGCCTTCTAAGTGCCCTATAGCATTCAGCCGTCTCATCCGGCGTTGCTGGTCGGGCAATCCAGACAAGCGGCCTCATTTTGATGAGATTGTGAGCACGCTCGAGAGCTACACAGAGTCTCTAGCGCGAGACCCAGAATTCTTTACCTCGCACGAGCCATCGGAGGGATACACCCTTGCAAGATGCATTCCGAAGTGCATCGCCACTCGTCGATACCCGTCACTAGGGACATGA
- the LOC121763531 gene encoding CASP-like protein 4A3, with product MENHDSSNSNRRTLRRNSNSHISMSDTESTASHTESFHSPLRFDSPLRSDDPVFLPENDNPGNKASKSLVPTERYYSPVPSPGKSNFTTTSPVAAAKGRRPWPHSEKPTSGNGDRGGRRENSAAENREFGGRGSSPVILGLNRLEKEEAPRGVKKVGAVGGGGGAVEEGYVDEVGGDRRSRAAVENILRRSERSKELMKAALVVRVFEALACLISFSVMAADKTKGWSGDSFDRYREYRYCLVVNIIGFVYSAFQVCDLAYLLGTEKHVISHHLRYHFDFFMDQILAYLIMSASSAAATRVTDWMTNWGKDEFTLMASASIAVSFLAFIAFAISSLISGCNLCNRDST from the exons ATGGAAAATCACGATTCGAGCAACAGCAATCGGCGGACTCTTCGTAGAAACAGCAACAGCCACATATCAATGTCGGACACCGAGTCAACAGCGAGTCACACCGAGTCATTCCACTCGCCCCTCCGATTCGACTCGCCCCTCCGCTCCGACGACCCCGTTTTCCTCCCGGAAAACGACAATCCCGGTAACAAAGCCAGCAAATCGCTCGTCCCAACTGAGAGATACTACTCCCCCGTGCCGTCGCCGGGAAAATCCAACTTCACGACGACGTCTCCGGTCGCCGCCGCGAAGGGGCGGCGGCCCTGGCCGCATTCGGAGAAACCCACATCGGGAAACGGCGATAGGGGCGGGCGGCGGGAGAATTCGGCGGCGGAGAATCGGGAATTTGGGGGGAGGGGGAGTTCGCCGGTGATTTTGGGGCTGAATCGGCTGGAGAAGGAGGAGGCGCCGCGCGGGGTGAAGAAGGTGGGAGCGgttggcggcggtggtggtgcggTGGAGGAAGGGTATGTGGATGAGGTGGGTGGAGATAGGCGGTCGAGGGCTGCGGTGGAGAATATACTGCGGCGGTCGGAGAGGAGCAAGGAGCTGATGAAGGCGGCGTTGGTGGTGAGAGTGTTTGAGGCTCTCGCTTGTTTGATTTCCTTCAGTGTTATGGCTGCTGACAAAACGAAAGGCTGGAGTGGCGATTCTTTTGATCGATATCGAGAGTATAG ATATTGTCTCGTTGTAAATATCATCGGGTTCGTATATTCTGCTTTTCAAGTGTGCGATCTGGCAtaccttttgggcacggagaagCACGTCATCTCTCACCATCTGCGTTACCACTTTGATTTCTTCATGGATCAG ATTTTGGCCTATCTTATAATGTCAGCATCCTCAGCGGCTGCTACAAGGGTTACAGATTGGATGACAAACTGGGGGAAAGACGAGTTCACGTTGATGGCCAGCGCCTCAATCGCCGTGTCGTTCTTGGCTTTCATCGCCTTCGCCATCAGTTCACTCATATCTGGTTGCAACCTCTGCAACAGGGATTCAACTTGA